From Fusarium musae strain F31 chromosome 8, whole genome shotgun sequence:
GGCTCTCTCGTTTAGTCATGTCAAGCAACTGCCCATCAGGACCCAAGGCCATGGCATCCAAAGAGCGCGACGAGAGCTTGCCCTTTTCGAAGTCAGAGAATTTGATATTGGGACACGTTGGACTCTTGACCCATTCTTTGATCAAGTCTTCCAAGTTGTCCTGGTCGATATCTCTGTCGTCGTAGGACGCTGTGACATCGCAGCAATAGGCCGAGGTGCCTTTCCCGCAGTCGTTGTCTTTGGAGTTCAGGgccaccttgaccttgccattTGGGCAGCTGCTACGGCAGGTCCCTGTCGTGACTGTCTCGGTGACACCCAATCTGTAATCGTCAGACCAGTAGCAGTTGCTGAAGTGTGGGTTGTCTTCGTCTCTGGTGTTTTCACAGAAGGGTCTCTTTCCTCTGTGCCCCTTTTTGTCATAGCAGGTCTGGTCACCACTACCATCCCAGCTTTCAACGAGGAGTGAGTCGTAGTGAGCGTCCCATCCACATGGCTTATCGCCTTTATCCCTGGCGCAGTCTGTCTCCGACTCATACCACTTGTACTGGCGGTAGACATCTAGACCTTTCGTGTCGCCCTTGCAGCACGCGGTTTGAGCATACCCGCTACTGCACGATCTCTTGGACGAGGCAACTTCGAACCCTGACGTTGGGCCACACCCAGGGATGCAGTGTCCAACATTGTAGAATTGCCACTCGCAGGTCGGATGCTTGACTCCGTCCGGGCAACAGAATGTTcgctcctcgtcgtcatcacaTCCAGTATCATCAGTCATGAGGTCCGTCAACTTTTCAGAAGATTGGTTTTCAACCGCGCTCCAATTTTCAGCGCAACCCTTACCCCTTTTCTGACAATTGGTCCATTTGCATTGAACACCGCTAACATCACTGTTGGCTTCGCTTTCGCTGGTCTCAATAAAGACGCCACCACCGAGAGATGTAGTTCTGTTGAACGTTGATACACCCTTAGACTTGTAGCCGGTAGCCTCCTGCAGTTGCTTGGAGAACTTGCCATCCGAAGTGTCTTGGCTGATAGCCCAGACCATGGCACCTCCAAGACATTGACTGCGAGCAAAAtccagcttgagcttccaggTATCGACATCGTCGTAGGTCAACCACGTACTACCAAACTTGAGAGTCTTGATGGCTGCAGTCTTGTCCAGGTCCCCCGAACCAATCTTGCCGCCAAGCTTGCGCATGATTTCGGGGTTGGACATGACACCAACAGCGTCAGTACAAGGCTCTGCAGGACCACCGGCATCGAAGAGACAGCCAGGAGACATGCAGCCGGTGCTGGAGACAGTGAAGGTGCGTGCATAGAATGCGAGTCCCATGTTGACTTGATCAGGGTCGACATTATTACGCCAAAGAAGGTCAAAGGCATCCTTGATCTCCGTCAAATTGGTGTGAGAGTTGAGATGGTTACCGAGCCATGACTTTGGAGTGTCCCAAGCGCCATGGAAGTCATAGGTCATGACATTGAAGTGGTCGACGTACTTTGagatcttctcaagatcgaAGTGCTGAAGATACCAGTATGATGCAGGAATAGCGATACTGAGACCGCTACGACCACCGCTTTGTTTCAGCGcactcttgatcttgctgaGGAACTTGGGAAGATTATCGAAATCTTCCTCTCGTCCTTCACGATCATCAGCAGCGGGATATTCCCAGTCaatatcaacaccatcaaagtCATAAGTAGACATAAAGGAGATGAGCGATTTAATGAAAGCCCTCGTGTTCGCATCAGAACGAGCAATGTCAGAGAAGGTTGTAATAGTCGGACCTGGGTCATTGAAGGCCCAACCCCCAATGGCGataaaaacctttaaattagggtcattcttctttttgctcaCTAATTCACGGTATAGTTGAGGGTCTTTGCTAGATGCGGGAACGACTTCGAAGGTCTTAGGGTCGATGCTGGCAAAAGCGAAGTTGATGTGGGTATAAACTCCGTCTGGGATGTTGGAGGGGCTATATTTGTCGCAGGATCTGGTAGAAGCCCATCCTTCGATGTAGCCAACTACTCTATGCATAGGACCTTTAGCAGAGCAAGATGGGCGATTGACCGTCTTTTTCCCGCAGAAATCCTTGGTAGTGCCACAATAACTGGTGATGTTAGCTTCGAGGCAACTGCAAGCCGTCTGTATCAACTTACCCATGCTTCGAACAACAGACATTGAGTGGACACTTGGTATGGTTGGCAAACTTTGAGCCAAAGCCGCCTGGATCACACTCACCCTTGGCGTCACAGCCAGCAACGCAGTCCTTTCCACAAACTTGCTAAGGTTAACAATACGATATGGCCATCACAACAGTTGCACTTACAGTCTGGGCCTAGTCCACAGTGACCATACTTGGAACAGCATGCATTGCCTTTGCACGGGTTGCTCTTGTCGCACTCGAGCTTGAAGTCGCAAGTGCTCAGACAGCCTTTGCCGCAATGGTCCTTTGTAGTACCGCAGTAGCCTGCACTACTACAGCAACCAGTTGCACAGAGCTTCGTCTTGCTGCATTCGGCTGCAGATACAGCGACTGAGAAGAGTAGAGTAGTGAAAAATAACAGCGTTAAAAGCCGGTAAGAACGTTTCGTCAACGTCATGGTTGCCAGAATATTGACCAGTCTGGTCGGGTGACGGATGATCGTAGATTGAAGCAACAATGATTGTAGTTGGTAAACTAAAAAGCCAGTAACACGATCAGGGCATGCAATCTGTTGGGCGACTTGAAGTCGAAAAGATAGAAGCTTCCTTGTTCACATGCAGTTCGGTCCATCGGAGTTTGTTGGTATTTCGGAGATTTCCCTTTGAGACTCTCCGCCAACAACGAGCCACTTTTTGTCATATCACTGGCCTCGCTTCACGGCTGACTTGGACTCTGGCTCGTATTCTAACTTGAAACAGACTCAACGAGGTTGATCCGGCGGTAAGAGCGGTCTTTTCTGCCAAGGCCCGGGCCGTTTATGGAcccttaattttaaagcaGTAGGCAGTCGGATGTTATAATAGGACAAACTCCTTTTTGGATGGTAAACTGTGTTGGTTCTGTATGCTATTCAGTCTTGGCAGCCTAATTGGGTTTGGATTCTCAGGGTCCAGGGCCAAAATTCTTTCAGCTCATCCACTTTTGATGCACGTCCTGATCCACCCTTCTCCGTATCCTCACGTAGAAACCCTGCAAAGTACGGCGGGAGCCGAGAGTCAAGGGACAATTCTGGAGAACGGAATGCATCCGAGGTGATAATTCGGCAACTGAATCTTCCACTTGGACACTTGGACCTTTTGCAAAAGTCAGTCGGTGACCTACTCGGGATGTTCGCAAGGGGAAATCTCCGCGTAGCATTGCCCAAGCTCCGTATCCCTGACGTCTCGCTCTAGAGGTAGTTCAAGGTTACCTGCTTTAATCTTGGTCCTTATTCACCCTACAAGGCTCTTCTTTACATGAGAATATAGCCAAAATCTGCCATTCGTTCTTCAAAACTATCTCACGATGTGGTTACGATTCTTTTTATTGTTGCTTTACATGCCCTTTTCGGTCCTTTCCGTGGgccatcatcactctcatTTGCATTCTCACCATAAACGCGCCTCCAACAGCTCATCTCACGACAACTCGGGCCTTGATGCTGCACGGAAGCTTTTGGCCGCTGGTCAGGCTGCCATGGCCCATGCCAACCGCGCCATCATTGCCAACCCTCGCCCAAACCGTCTGGAAGTGCTCAACTCTACAGAGCTTAGAAAGACTGAGAAGGCACCTCCACCGCTTGATTATCGCAACGGTACTTCAAAGTCACTCAATGCAAGAGATTCAGGAAATGGAACGTCTAAAGATCTTCGCTA
This genomic window contains:
- a CDS encoding hypothetical protein (EggNog:ENOG41~CAZy:GH18), whose protein sequence is MSVVRSMDGVYTHINFAFASIDPKTFEVVPASSKDPQLYRELVSKKKNDPNLKVFIAIGGWAFNDPGPTITTFSDIARSDANTRAFIKSLISFMSTYDFDGVDIDWEYPAADDREGREEDFDNLPKFLSKIKSALKQSGGRSGLSIAIPASYWYLQHFDLEKISKYVDHFNVMTYDFHGAWDTPKSWLGNHLNSHTNLTEIKDAFDLLWRNNVDPDQVNMGLAFYARTFTVSSTGCMSPGCLFDAGGPAEPCTDAVGVMSNPEIMRKLGGKIGSGDLDKTAAIKTLKFGSTWLTYDDVDTWKLKLDFARSQCLGGAMVWAISQDTSDGKFSKQLQEATGYKSKGVSTFNRTTSLGGGVFIETSESEANSDVSGVQCKWTNCQKRGKGCAENWSAVENQSSEKLTDLMTDDTGCDDDEERTFCCPDGVKHPTCEWQFYNVGHCIPGCGPTSGFEVASSKRSCSSGYAQTACCKGDTKGLDVYRQYKWYESETDCARDKGDKPCGWDAHYDSLLVESWDGSGDQTCYDKKGHRGKRPFCENTRDEDNPHFSNCYWSDDYRLGVTETVTTGTCRSSCPNGKVKVALNSKDNDCGKGTSAYCCDVTASYDDRDIDQDNLEDLIKEWVKSPTCPNIKFSDFEKGKLSSRSLDAMALGPDGQLLDMTKRESLHKMSAGMAMVLVVQQVMQAQKDSRATREYRALLDKNLPKKWKHLVSATFAGTLLLLKDTVSTLEVAWIWVCGIDEEEEWEERKAEANSTHIALNGTYCSIPSLDAYDPSSLQDPRDKPDDDDLEKIFGPIGPLGPNGKFTWPFSEMQWPSEWTEKSLDKRGSGKRREFFPMCPDMTTKWLITSEPYPNGDNGDFFAKKTGDNKRYWVDNIGGDCVNAIVRDEGTPLPDPLPAKWTVQMFMEYTMGVRNKLHGKPSSSGLIKETPYNTNSQSHLSCGVWINDFQYGFLAWNNRHKDTPQTSLFKLLGSTSNAKYMVNCESKFNGLKGSLWEFDEPVGPRNWRDNYSATDDDTVKHAMEQLMLVEQIFPYLRRQDINDKLKAANKEVIALLDEFETLYRTTHNAGALGLSNMWRNFMTELLEKMQKWAKTWLEYRIEILRENIEGEYRSRVAHTALQLVGTPAHAAAVVAQNTMHAHWFSIVLHQNSYAGLVDQFQPSIFKE